A region of the Kribbella sp. NBC_01245 genome:
TTGACCGACGACCTCGAACTCCGCGCCCGCCTCGACGTGCCAACTCTGGATCGGCGTGGTCCGCCGCGGGTCGAAGAGCTCGCCGCGTTCCCGGCCGGCGAGCGCGGCGAACGAGACGGGTGCGTACGGCGCTCTGTACGTCGTGGTGCCGACCGCGCCGACGCCGCCGGCGCCGAGGGCGGCCGAGATGACGCCGATCGCGTTGATTCCCGACGTCTTCCCCTGATCCTGACCGGTGCCGATCGAGGTGTACCGCTTCACGTGCTCGACGCTGCGCATGCCCGCGCCGGTCGCCCGCCAGACGTCCGCGACCGTCTGGTCGCGCTGCAGATCCACAAAGTGCTCGTCCCACTCACCGGGTTCGCCGTCGAGACCGGCGATCAGCCAGAGCTGCCGCGTCGGTCCCGCCACTGGCTGGCGGCTCGACCCACCGATGTCGAGCGGGTCGACCGCGAAGCCGGCGGCCGTCGCTGCTTCGGCACCGGCCACCGAACCCGCGCGCAGTCCTTCGTCGAGCGTCATCGTGCCCGCCGCCGAACCCACGACCTGCTGGTTCTTCACCACGCTGCCGGGCACGAAGGCGGCCAGTTCGTCGTCCCACCGCAGCGTGCCCTGCCGCTGGCTGTGCAGGTGCACCACCGGACTCCAACCACCGGAGACGGCCAACAGGTCGGCATCCAGCGTCTCGGCGTACGCGACCTCGTCGGCGTCACCCAGCTTGCCCACATCGACCTTCGTGAGCAGTCCGGTGGCCGGGTCGGCCTCTGCCCGCTCGACCGTGCTGCCCGGGATGATTCGTACGCCGCTGTCGGATACCTCGGCCGCCCGCGGGGACAGGTCTGTCCGGGCATCCAGGACGGCGACGACCTCCACGCCGGCGGAGACGAGGTCCTCGACCGTTTCGTAGGCGCTGTCGTTCGTGGTCGCGACAACCACCTTGCGGCCGGCGACGACGGCGTACCGGTTGAGGTACGTCCGGACCGCGCCCGCCAGGAGCACTCCCGGGGTGTCGTTGCCGGCGAAGACCAGCGGCCGCTCGTGCGCGCCGGTCGCCAGCACGACCTGACCGGCCCGGATGTGCCACACCCGCTGCCGCGACACCCCGGGGGCCTGCGAGGCCGGGCGGTCCTCGACCGCGAGCACGTAGTTGTCGTCGTACGAACCGAACGCCAGGGTCCGCGTCCGGACGGTCACCTCCGGCTCGGCCGCGAGTGCCGCGGCCACCTCCGCCACCCAGTCGATCGCGGGCTTGCCGTCCACGAGTTCAGTGCTTGCCGAGAGCAACGAACCGCCGAGCTCCGGCTGCTCGTCGAGGAGCACGACCCGCGCGCCCGAGCGGGCCGCCGACAGCGCCGCGGCGAGACCGGCCGGTCCACCGCCGATGACCAGGACCTCGGTGTGCACGAACAGCTTGTCGTACATCGCCGGGTCCGGATCAGGATCGAGTACGCCAAGACCGGACAACATCGACGCGCGGAACCCGTCGACCAACGGACGGATCGTCGCCGGCACCATCGGCTCGGACTGTTCGCCACCCACCTGGAGCAGCGCGTTCGGCTCCTCCGGACCAGCGGCCACGATGCCACGGGGACGGCCCCGGTAGATCGAGTCACCGACTCGCACGCGGCCGTTGGCGAGCAACGCGGATGCCACCGTGTCGCCGGGATGGCCGGTGTAGTCGATACCGTCAACAGTGAAGGTCAGCACCGTGCTTCGGTCGATGCGACCGCCACTCGGGAGCCGGTGGTACTGGCTGCTCATCGCTGGCCTCCTGCTGCGACGCCCATGCCGAGGTCGGGCCGCGGCTCGGTGTTCGTGTAGACGGCCAGGACCTCGTAGGTCCGGGTGTCGCGGACGACGTTGAACCACCGACGGCAGCCGACACTGTGAACCCACCGTTCGGCGAAGGGACCCTTCGGGTTGTCGCGGAAGAACAGATACTCCGCCCACTCCTCGTCGGCGAGGGCACTCGGGTCCTCGGGGTACGGGACATGGGCCTGGCCGCCGTAGTGGTACTCGGTCTCGTCCCGCGGTCCGCACCACGGGCAGTTCAGCTGCAGCATCGCAGGTGCTCCTTCGGGATCAGTGGGCGACGCCGGCGGCGCCGTGTTCGTCGATGAGGGCGCCGGTGGTGAACCGCTCCAGCCCGAACGGGCGGTTCAGTTCGTGCGGCTCGCCGGTGGCCATCGTGTGCGCCATCACCCAGCCGGCCGACGGCGTCGCCTTGAAGCCGCCGGTGCCCCAGCCGCAGTTGACGTACAGGTTCTCCACCGGGGTGGCCCCGATGATCGGCGAGGCGTCCGGGGTGACGTCGACGATCCCGCCCCAGGTTCGCAGCAGGTGCGCCCGGGCGAAGATCGGGAAGAGCTCGATCGCGGCCGCCATCTGCCGCTCGATCACGTGGAACGAGCCGCGCTGGCCGTACCCGTTGTAGGCATCGACGCCGGCGCCCATGACGAGCTCACCCTTGTGGGCCTGGGAGACGTACACGTGGACGTAGTTCGACATCACCACGGTCGGGTGGACCGGCTCGTAGAGCTCGGACACCAACGCCTGCAGGGGATGCGACTGCACCGGCAACCGGAAGCCCGCCTTCTCGGCGAGCACGCTGCTGTGGCCGGCCGCGACCAGACCGACCAGACCGGCGTTGATCCGCCCGCGCGTGGTGTCGACCCCGACGACCCTGTTGCCGTCCTTGACGAACCCGGTCACCTCGCAGTGCTGGATGATGTCCACACCCATCGCGTCACAGGCCCGCGCGAACGCCCAGGCGACGTGGTCGTGCTTGGCGATTCCGGCCCGCGGCTGGAAGGTCGCGCCGAGGACCGGGTAGCGCAGCTCGGGCGAGACGTTGATGATCGGGCAGACCTTCGCGACCTCGTCCGGCTCCAGCCATTCGGCGTCGACGCGGTTCAGCCGGTTCGCCTCGACCCGGCGGACCGAGTCGCGGACGTCCTGGAGCGTGTGGGCGAGGTTCAGGACTCCGCGCTGGCTGAACAGGAAGTCGTAGTCCAGCTCGGCCGGCAACAGCTCCCACAGCTTGAGCGCGTACTCGTAGATCGCCGCACTCTCGTCCCACAGGTAGTTGGACCGGATGATCGTGGTGTTGCGAGCCATGTTCCCGCCCGCGAGCCAGCCCTTCTCCAGTACGGCGATGTTGGTCAGGCCGTGGTTGCGGGCCAGGTAGTACGCCGTAGCCAGGCCATGACCACCACCGCCGATCACGATGGCGTCGTACGACGACTTGGGATTCGGATCCCGCCAGAGCCAGGCGGGGTGCTCCGGAAGCTGCTTGGCCATCAGTCCTCCTGCGGCGGGTACAACGGGAACTTGGACGCGAGAGCCTCGACCCGGCGGCGAAGTTCGACCGGATCGCCGGACCCGGTCAGCGCGGCGGCGATGATGCCCGCGACCTCCTCGAACGCCGCGGCGCCGAAACCTCGGGTCGCCAGCGCCGGGGTGCCGATCCGCAGACCGGACGACACCATCGGCGGTCGCGGGTCGAACGGTACGGCATTGCGGTTCACGGTGATCCCGATCTCGTGCAGCCGGTCCTCGCCCTGCTGCCCGTCGAGCTCGGAGTCACGCAGGTCGACCAGGACCAGGTGTACGTCGGTGCCGCCGGTCAGGACCGAGATACCGGCCACGCTGACATCCGGCGCCGACAACCGGCGGGCGAGCAGCTTCGCACCCTCGAGCGTGCGCTCCTGACGGTC
Encoded here:
- a CDS encoding 2Fe-2S iron-sulfur cluster-binding protein, whose product is MSSQYHRLPSGGRIDRSTVLTFTVDGIDYTGHPGDTVASALLANGRVRVGDSIYRGRPRGIVAAGPEEPNALLQVGGEQSEPMVPATIRPLVDGFRASMLSGLGVLDPDPDPAMYDKLFVHTEVLVIGGGPAGLAAALSAARSGARVVLLDEQPELGGSLLSASTELVDGKPAIDWVAEVAAALAAEPEVTVRTRTLAFGSYDDNYVLAVEDRPASQAPGVSRQRVWHIRAGQVVLATGAHERPLVFAGNDTPGVLLAGAVRTYLNRYAVVAGRKVVVATTNDSAYETVEDLVSAGVEVVAVLDARTDLSPRAAEVSDSGVRIIPGSTVERAEADPATGLLTKVDVGKLGDADEVAYAETLDADLLAVSGGWSPVVHLHSQRQGTLRWDDELAAFVPGSVVKNQQVVGSAAGTMTLDEGLRAGSVAGAEAATAAGFAVDPLDIGGSSRQPVAGPTRQLWLIAGLDGEPGEWDEHFVDLQRDQTVADVWRATGAGMRSVEHVKRYTSIGTGQDQGKTSGINAIGVISAALGAGGVGAVGTTTYRAPYAPVSFAALAGRERGELFDPRRTTPIQSWHVEAGAEFEVVGQWMRPWYYPQPGEDLDTAVERECRAARTGVGMMDASTLGKIEIEGPDAGEFLNRIYTNAFKKLPVGSARYGVMCTPDGMIFDDGVTLRLADDRYFMTTTTGGAAGVLDWLEEWLQTEWPGLEVYCTSVTEQWSTVAVVGPRSREVVARVAPELDVSNAAFPFMTFRETVLASGIPARICRISFSGELAFEINVAGFHGRSVWEQVYAAGQDLGITPYGTETMHVLRAEKGYPIVGQDTDGTVTPQDAGMEWVVSKQKDFIGRRSYARADTQRADRKHLVGLLPVDRCTRLPEGSQVVAAADGVLDGSAPVPMLGHVTSSYHSAALERPFALALIKGGRDRIGDVLVAPVGDRLVEVEVTSPVLYDPEGTKRDG
- a CDS encoding sarcosine oxidase subunit delta, with protein sequence MLQLNCPWCGPRDETEYHYGGQAHVPYPEDPSALADEEWAEYLFFRDNPKGPFAERWVHSVGCRRWFNVVRDTRTYEVLAVYTNTEPRPDLGMGVAAGGQR
- a CDS encoding sarcosine oxidase subunit beta family protein, whose protein sequence is MAKQLPEHPAWLWRDPNPKSSYDAIVIGGGGHGLATAYYLARNHGLTNIAVLEKGWLAGGNMARNTTIIRSNYLWDESAAIYEYALKLWELLPAELDYDFLFSQRGVLNLAHTLQDVRDSVRRVEANRLNRVDAEWLEPDEVAKVCPIINVSPELRYPVLGATFQPRAGIAKHDHVAWAFARACDAMGVDIIQHCEVTGFVKDGNRVVGVDTTRGRINAGLVGLVAAGHSSVLAEKAGFRLPVQSHPLQALVSELYEPVHPTVVMSNYVHVYVSQAHKGELVMGAGVDAYNGYGQRGSFHVIERQMAAAIELFPIFARAHLLRTWGGIVDVTPDASPIIGATPVENLYVNCGWGTGGFKATPSAGWVMAHTMATGEPHELNRPFGLERFTTGALIDEHGAAGVAH